The Armatimonadota bacterium DNA segment GCAGGGCGTTCAGGTTCCACGATGTAACGCGATAGTGTGATAGTCAGCTGGTATGTCACGACCTGCAAGAACAGGATGATACCATAGCACACCTGTGACACCAGACGGCTCCACTGGCGGCGCAGTCGTTGTGCGAACGGTATCTTCTGCTCGGCAACGATTTCGGCAAGCATCGGCTGGAACTCCCGCCACAGGTCGATTCTCGGCTCAGGCGCTTCCAGCTGTCGGCAAAACTCCACGAAACGGCGCAGCTCTTGATACTCCCGAGAGCACATCTCGCAAGCGTACAGGTGATGCTCCACCTGTTCCCGCTCCTCCCGGCTGAGTTGTTCGTCAATCAGCGCGCTCAGTCGTTCCTGTACCTCTTCGCAACGCATGGTTACTCACCTACCCCCTGATAGTACGACCGATAATAAGGCTCAAAAAGACGCTTGAAAGCCAATCGTGCACGATGCAAGCGCGATTTGACATTGGCAATCGTCAATCCCGTAATGTGGCTAATCTCTTCGTAAGTCAACTGCTCGAAGTCACGCAGCACCAGCATGGTTCGGTAATCTTCGGGCAAGCGAGCCAGAACCTCGCGCACTTTACGCTGAAGTTCCTCGCGCTCCACGTGTGCTTGCAAGTCCTCGTCGGATACCGGCTCGTAGCCCCCGTTCTCTCGCTCCGCCATCTCTTCCAGCGAGTCGGTTCTCTCTCGCTTCATGTCGCGCAGGCGATTGCAACACAGATTGTGCGCGATACGCAGTAGCCAGGCGCGGAAGCTGCTGTCTCCGCGGAAGGAGCGGATGTTCTTGAAAGCGCGGATGAACACTTCCTGCGTCAGGTCGTGTGCTTCCTCGCCAGGCACCATTCGGTATACCACGCTGTATACCAGGCGCACGTACTTGTGGTATAGCTTTTCGAAGGCTGCCGCATCGCCGTCTCCGCAGCGACGAACCAGTAAGAGGTCTTCGTCCAGCGGTGCTACCATGTTGAATGCCAGTTCCTGTGTTGCCTCCGAGGGCGTGCCAATCGCCAGAACCATCTGTCACCTTCCCTCACGAACCGTCGGGGGAAGGCGCGCTCTCGCGCCTTCCCGATTTCTATCGTCCGGGTGCGGGTGGCGGACCGGGCGGTGGTCCTCCCATCATCTGCTGGAACATCTGCATGCCCTGCTGTATCAGCATCTGTCGCTCTTCGGGCGACATATTCATGAACATGCGCATCCCTTCTTGCATCATTTGCATCCGCACCGAGGGGTCCATGTTCATGAACATCTGGATACCCATCCGTATCGCCCTCTGGCGCTCTTCGGGCGACATCTGCATAAACATCTGCATTCGCTGTTGCTCCAGCGCAAGCAAATCCTCTGCGCGTGC contains these protein-coding regions:
- a CDS encoding sigma-24; the encoded protein is MVLAIGTPSEATQELAFNMVAPLDEDLLLVRRCGDGDAAAFEKLYHKYVRLVYSVVYRMVPGEEAHDLTQEVFIRAFKNIRSFRGDSSFRAWLLRIAHNLCCNRLRDMKRERTDSLEEMAERENGGYEPVSDEDLQAHVEREELQRKVREVLARLPEDYRTMLVLRDFEQLTYEEISHITGLTIANVKSRLHRARLAFKRLFEPYYRSYYQGVGE